The following are encoded together in the Patescibacteria group bacterium genome:
- the ftsA gene encoding cell division protein FtsA, protein MNSNLFFVLDLGSHSVKGVLADIDLKSRVVEIIARAEAKSSGIRRGIIFDPGDAAQSISEVLRQIEEVSKKEISEANILLGGPCLETRFAKGSIVVSRPDEEIGPEDQRRILETVEALPSPQNRTVLHVIPQYYIIDDIDKIREVIGMQGSRLTLEATVIDIFSQAMIGLNKSLGIVGLKPNLLIANPLASAKALIPKRDREEGVCAIDFGAETTSLTVFEEDNLVYLAVIPLGSQNITNDIANALQIHFDSAERIKTGFGQALASKASKKEEIELSRFVEGEEAVVTKKHLAEIIEARLSEILGFVNDELKKLGKAGKLPAGAVIYGAGAEMPYLSQLVKKELKLSVRKGGLDHHRNYFPDEVPPQYLNAYSLILWQLESFFGSHQSSYFGRGLFGFFKKLWESFIP, encoded by the coding sequence ATGAATTCTAACTTATTTTTTGTTTTAGATCTGGGCAGCCATTCGGTCAAAGGGGTTTTGGCTGATATTGATTTAAAGTCCAGAGTAGTTGAGATTATTGCCCGAGCTGAAGCAAAATCCTCTGGTATTAGACGGGGGATTATTTTTGATCCCGGCGATGCGGCCCAGTCAATTAGCGAGGTTTTGCGCCAGATAGAAGAAGTTAGCAAAAAAGAGATTAGCGAAGCAAATATTTTGCTTGGCGGGCCATGTTTAGAAACAAGATTTGCCAAGGGCAGTATTGTTGTTTCCCGGCCGGACGAAGAGATTGGCCCTGAAGACCAGCGAAGGATTTTAGAAACAGTTGAGGCGCTGCCATCGCCGCAAAACCGAACCGTGCTTCATGTGATTCCTCAATATTATATTATTGATGATATTGACAAAATCCGGGAAGTTATTGGGATGCAGGGCAGCCGTTTAACGCTTGAAGCAACAGTTATTGATATTTTTAGCCAAGCAATGATTGGCTTAAACAAGTCTTTGGGCATTGTTGGCTTAAAACCCAATCTTTTGATTGCCAATCCGTTAGCTTCTGCCAAGGCCTTAATCCCCAAGCGAGATAGGGAAGAGGGGGTTTGTGCGATTGATTTTGGCGCCGAAACCACTTCTTTGACGGTTTTTGAAGAAGATAATTTGGTTTATTTAGCGGTTATTCCTTTGGGCTCGCAAAACATTACCAATGATATTGCCAACGCTTTGCAGATTCATTTTGACAGCGCCGAAAGGATTAAGACCGGTTTTGGCCAGGCCCTGGCCTCAAAAGCAAGCAAAAAAGAAGAGATTGAGCTGTCCCGTTTTGTTGAAGGCGAAGAAGCAGTGGTGACGAAAAAGCATTTAGCCGAGATTATTGAAGCTCGGCTTTCCGAGATTCTTGGTTTTGTTAATGATGAACTGAAAAAATTAGGCAAAGCCGGGAAACTGCCAGCCGGAGCGGTCATCTATGGCGCCGGCGCGGAAATGCCTTATCTTAGCCAGCTGGTCAAAAAAGAACTAAAGTTATCAGTTAGAAAGGGCGGTTTGGACCATCATCGGAATTATTTCCCAGACGAAGTCCCGCCCCAGTATCTTAATGCTTATAGTTTAATTCTTTGGCAGCTAGAATCCTTTTTTGGCAGTCATCAAAGCTCTTATTTTGGT
- a CDS encoding GatB/YqeY domain-containing protein — MTLLETIKSDTINALKSGDKFKYEALKLLLASLQNKEIDKQGKAGLEAVLTDKEVQEVVLSEIKKRREAIEVYEKAGRQDLAEQEKKELEIISVYAPKQLSETEIKKELEELIAPLGSAPNAAGAVEMGVLMKECAQKFKGRADMGLVSKIAKELLGS, encoded by the coding sequence ATGACTCTTTTAGAAACTATTAAATCCGATACTATAAACGCTCTTAAATCAGGCGATAAGTTTAAATATGAAGCTCTAAAGCTTTTACTTGCTTCTTTACAGAATAAAGAAATTGATAAACAGGGCAAAGCGGGATTAGAAGCGGTTTTAACAGACAAAGAAGTCCAGGAAGTGGTTTTATCAGAGATAAAAAAACGCCGCGAAGCTATTGAGGTTTATGAAAAAGCCGGGCGCCAAGATCTGGCTGAACAGGAGAAGAAAGAACTGGAGATAATTTCTGTTTACGCGCCAAAACAGCTTTCAGAAACAGAGATTAAAAAAGAACTCGAGGAACTGATTGCCCCTCTTGGGTCTGCGCCAAACGCAGCCGGCGCAGTTGAGATGGGCGTTTTAATGAAAGAGTGCGCCCAGAAATTTAAGGGCCGGGCCGATATGGGTTTGGTTTCAAAAATAGCCAAGGAATTGCTGGGCAGTTAA
- the ybeY gene encoding rRNA maturation RNase YbeY codes for MIVLENFSHYKVKKTELLKTIKSVLKHLEVWPSWWLEVYLVDYSQMEELHRQLLKKSGPTTVISLGLPDNFFLAGLSGGGEVYLCPEEIKKSGLSLEYFLIHGILHLAGFNHQTQKQEKLMLAKEAEICAKIGL; via the coding sequence ATGATAGTTCTGGAAAATTTCAGTCATTATAAGGTAAAAAAAACCGAATTGCTAAAGACCATTAAGTCTGTTTTAAAACATCTGGAAGTTTGGCCCAGCTGGTGGCTTGAGGTTTATCTGGTTGATTATTCGCAGATGGAAGAACTTCATCGGCAACTGTTAAAAAAATCCGGTCCGACTACTGTTATCAGTTTGGGTTTACCGGATAATTTTTTTTTAGCTGGTCTTTCCGGCGGCGGGGAGGTTTATCTTTGTCCGGAAGAAATAAAAAAATCCGGTTTGTCTTTAGAATATTTCCTTATTCACGGTATTTTACACCTGGCCGGCTTTAACCATCAAACTCAAAAACAGGAAAAATTGATGCTTGCCAAAGAAGCAGAAATTTGTGCTAAAATAGGTTTATGA